Proteins encoded by one window of Salmonirosea aquatica:
- a CDS encoding SGNH/GDSL hydrolase family protein: MSCTDNKVVDIPPSVDADTLSSCGCGQEVPIENPGENTGNPSPEPPLPQTNKSLPAPAFSVRRSDTPIVGDNLPYGTYLLLQVDSLPAYSYFEYSWDGGKHWIKGDSIMLCQSGTVSARIHSSNTVSQTVKTSFTLYYKRVLIVGNSITGHGPAPEIGWYGDWGMAASKPDSDYVHILSLDLKSRYNASQIKTLYGVPFEQNYKTYDFSQLGESIGFRPDLIIMRIAENGNTTDGKVFKEKYDRLIKTLRSDTNAKVICTTSFWPGRESLVEDIKAVAATNRYDLVDIGSFFYDKTYTAAGLFKDAGVANHPGDKGMRAIYQSIASKL; the protein is encoded by the coding sequence TTGTCCTGTACAGATAATAAAGTAGTAGACATACCGCCTTCTGTTGATGCAGATACACTTAGCAGTTGCGGATGTGGCCAGGAAGTACCCATTGAAAATCCTGGAGAAAACACAGGAAATCCCAGCCCAGAGCCGCCTCTGCCCCAAACGAACAAATCGCTTCCAGCTCCAGCCTTCTCTGTACGAAGGAGCGATACGCCCATTGTAGGAGACAATCTGCCTTACGGTACCTACCTGCTTCTGCAGGTGGATTCTCTTCCGGCATATTCCTACTTCGAGTATTCGTGGGATGGAGGAAAACACTGGATCAAAGGTGACTCCATTATGCTGTGTCAATCAGGCACAGTCAGCGCGAGAATCCATAGCTCTAACACTGTTTCACAGACCGTAAAGACGTCTTTTACTCTGTATTATAAGAGGGTACTGATCGTGGGAAATAGCATTACCGGTCATGGGCCGGCTCCGGAGATTGGCTGGTACGGAGATTGGGGTATGGCTGCCTCCAAGCCAGACAGTGATTATGTGCATATTCTTTCGTTGGATCTGAAAAGCAGATACAATGCTTCCCAGATCAAAACTCTGTACGGGGTACCCTTCGAGCAAAACTACAAAACCTACGATTTCAGTCAGTTGGGTGAAAGCATAGGTTTCAGGCCCGACCTAATCATCATGCGCATTGCTGAAAACGGCAACACTACAGACGGGAAGGTATTCAAAGAAAAATATGATCGATTGATAAAAACCTTGCGAAGCGATACGAACGCCAAAGTGATTTGCACCACCAGTTTTTGGCCAGGTCGGGAATCGCTGGTCGAGGATATCAAGGCTGTGGCGGCGACTAATAGATACGATCTTGTTGATATAGGAAGCTTTTTTTATGACAAAACCTATACCGCTGCCGGCCTCTTTAAAGACGCAGGCGTAGCCAATCATCCTGGCGACAAAGGGATGCGGGCGATCTATCAATC
- a CDS encoding acyltransferase family protein: protein MPKNTPLKNRLFIPLGNTSREQEANNFDFMRFLGACLVIYGHAYPLSGRGTFDHIQLWTRGIFPTAHMGVAIFFVISGFLISQSISRSPSALNFLWKRAVRIFPGLFVAALVTVFVLGAMVTSLPLGEYFTLSETYRYLLVTKLYPPYPDTLPGVFNTSENHTVNGSLWTLAYEFTCYFALLAVNLLFPAKFRKQIILTCFIVTWLSYPFWVEPLSGSSFQIPLFHLRLFNLVDFGMYFVAGCVAFHYRQYILYKGYLALSFFSFWIGTYLLAESSPSIPLSCVVWARYLAIPYLVLYLSFIRGHLNGFGRFGDLSYGLYIYAFPIQRIVVSVLGATAPIGPIILLSFLCVLPFAWLSWNFVEKPCLRLKGIVA from the coding sequence ATGCCAAAAAATACTCCTCTTAAAAATAGACTTTTTATACCTCTTGGGAATACAAGCAGAGAGCAGGAGGCCAATAACTTTGATTTTATGCGCTTTTTGGGCGCTTGCTTGGTGATCTATGGGCATGCTTATCCCTTATCAGGTAGGGGTACCTTCGACCATATTCAGCTTTGGACTAGGGGAATCTTTCCGACTGCTCACATGGGAGTAGCTATTTTTTTTGTAATTAGTGGTTTCTTAATTTCCCAGAGCATATCCCGGAGCCCCTCCGCCTTGAACTTTCTTTGGAAAAGGGCAGTCCGGATATTTCCCGGACTCTTTGTGGCGGCTCTGGTAACTGTGTTTGTCCTGGGAGCCATGGTCACATCCTTACCGCTGGGCGAGTATTTTACCTTAAGCGAAACTTACAGATACCTGCTTGTTACAAAGCTGTATCCTCCCTATCCTGACACACTTCCAGGAGTTTTCAACACCTCAGAGAACCATACTGTAAACGGCTCACTATGGACACTGGCCTATGAGTTCACCTGCTATTTTGCTCTCTTAGCAGTCAATTTGCTGTTTCCTGCCAAGTTCAGAAAGCAGATAATCCTCACATGTTTCATAGTTACCTGGCTGAGTTATCCATTTTGGGTCGAGCCGCTTTCGGGATCGTCCTTTCAGATTCCCCTTTTCCACCTCAGGCTTTTCAACCTTGTGGACTTTGGCATGTATTTTGTTGCGGGCTGCGTCGCCTTCCACTATCGGCAGTACATCCTTTACAAAGGATATCTCGCACTTTCTTTTTTCTCCTTCTGGATTGGCACCTATCTGTTAGCTGAATCTTCCCCCTCCATCCCCCTTTCCTGCGTGGTATGGGCCAGATACCTAGCCATTCCCTACCTAGTGTTATATCTCTCATTTATTAGAGGCCACTTAAACGGGTTCGGACGCTTTGGTGATTTATCGTATGGATTGTATATTTATGCCTTTCCAATCCAAAGGATAGTGGTCTCCGTACTTGGAGCGACCGCCCCCATTGGCCCGATTATTCTTTTGTCCTTCCTATGCGTTCTGCCGTTCGCCTGGCTGTCGTGGAATTTTGTAGAAAAACCGTGCTTAAGATTAAAAGGAATAGTGGCATGA
- a CDS encoding putative Ig domain-containing protein: MQKELLRSKWKNCVFSLGILSILTISNVCGQAFQRVLFVGNSISSHGPNPSVGWEGNWGMAASSAEKDYMHRVMAGIRSKVPDASYQLLWGVPFEQNWNTYDYNLLEGYKNFGADLIIIRIGENIKDEDVESKGLRQSYQRLIDGIATPNSKIVLTNSFWKNHEKFNAMVQSIAFERNLPLVNLTDLSDNPSNMAYGLFEDPGVAAHPGDKGMEEIANRILADIGVSTKSFQRYLSFGIPNVENGDYYLPVMEKAAAAGVNSFLLNVNWDHVISARGAAADWSQLDKEAALAERLGCKLMLRVWLARHDDSDGGWWPENTKPISGEGIRHRLVNGFSFSANSAVEEANNFLRDVMEHFRPRLQAGQIVTVTATTTNAFEIGYSVDANNPATGKNELQSFDFSFYSKIAFREWVEMKYITLSNLNKAWNSDYSHFADIQPPYTKGDTWSAYYGNIGIDWYLFRHSALKKIIKKFRSTVREVDPTYRFYLDMGSCYDALSILRGTLGFKDLSEDVDGLKVNDGPSYPHRFAMDLLRTNLPGKIIGNEFEFISPETAPEWPQQVNQSFEHGANWVNIFGFDNSSRYPYIESLIQQTAAKWLSTPVPDIQPTQIVSYTLSEAIRMGTGRVQGQWRNEYTKTNQPIQVILVEDLLSERTGENRPPVVDIPLSDQGAKVGKDFQYYIPEATFSDPDGYITGIVADGLPAGIGISGWAITGKPLQSGVFTVTITARDNQGAQVAAQFKLTVLEGEANQPPVVSRGIPDQAGTVGAAFAYEVEGAPSPTPTARSQPSASRACRAASRPRAGACRACPRRRACSA, translated from the coding sequence ATGCAAAAAGAATTACTACGGAGTAAATGGAAGAATTGTGTATTCTCCTTGGGAATACTTTCAATTCTAACGATCTCAAATGTTTGTGGACAAGCCTTCCAGAGGGTGCTGTTCGTGGGAAATAGTATTTCATCGCATGGGCCAAATCCATCAGTAGGATGGGAAGGGAATTGGGGTATGGCGGCAAGTAGCGCCGAAAAAGACTATATGCACAGAGTAATGGCCGGAATACGAAGCAAAGTTCCTGACGCATCCTATCAATTGTTATGGGGTGTTCCATTTGAGCAAAACTGGAACACCTACGACTATAATCTGCTTGAAGGATATAAAAACTTCGGTGCCGATCTGATTATCATCCGAATCGGAGAGAACATAAAAGATGAAGACGTAGAGTCGAAAGGATTGCGTCAAAGTTATCAACGTCTGATAGACGGTATAGCAACCCCAAATTCAAAAATTGTACTCACCAATAGTTTTTGGAAAAACCATGAGAAGTTCAATGCCATGGTTCAGAGTATTGCGTTTGAACGTAATCTACCGCTTGTGAATTTGACAGATTTGTCTGATAATCCGTCAAATATGGCTTACGGTTTGTTTGAAGATCCCGGAGTCGCCGCCCATCCTGGTGATAAGGGTATGGAAGAAATCGCTAACAGAATCTTGGCAGACATAGGTGTTTCCACAAAGTCTTTCCAGCGGTACCTGAGTTTTGGGATTCCGAACGTTGAAAATGGGGATTATTATCTGCCTGTAATGGAGAAAGCGGCTGCGGCAGGAGTCAATTCCTTTTTGTTGAATGTCAATTGGGATCATGTGATTTCTGCAAGAGGAGCTGCGGCAGATTGGAGCCAATTGGATAAAGAAGCTGCTCTAGCCGAGAGATTGGGTTGTAAATTAATGCTTAGAGTATGGCTGGCGCGCCATGATGACAGTGATGGTGGCTGGTGGCCCGAAAACACAAAGCCTATATCAGGCGAAGGAATTCGCCATAGATTAGTTAATGGGTTTAGTTTTTCAGCAAATAGTGCTGTAGAAGAGGCCAATAATTTCCTTCGTGATGTTATGGAGCATTTTCGTCCTCGGCTACAGGCAGGTCAAATTGTTACCGTGACGGCAACCACTACAAATGCCTTTGAAATTGGGTACAGCGTAGATGCTAATAATCCAGCTACGGGGAAAAACGAGTTGCAATCATTTGACTTCTCTTTTTACTCTAAAATAGCTTTTCGCGAATGGGTCGAGATGAAATACATAACGTTGAGCAATCTAAACAAGGCTTGGAATTCAGATTATTCACATTTTGCAGATATTCAGCCTCCCTATACTAAAGGTGATACATGGAGTGCATATTACGGTAATATAGGAATAGACTGGTATCTTTTCCGACATTCAGCTTTGAAGAAGATAATCAAAAAATTCAGAAGTACCGTTAGAGAAGTTGATCCTACCTATAGATTTTATCTGGATATGGGTAGCTGCTACGATGCACTTAGTATTTTGAGAGGGACTTTAGGGTTTAAAGATCTTAGTGAAGACGTAGACGGGCTAAAAGTAAATGATGGGCCCAGCTATCCACACCGTTTTGCTATGGATTTGTTACGGACGAATCTACCAGGGAAAATTATTGGAAATGAATTTGAATTCATTTCACCGGAAACGGCTCCCGAATGGCCCCAACAAGTTAATCAATCTTTTGAACATGGAGCAAATTGGGTCAATATTTTCGGGTTCGATAACAGCTCTCGCTACCCGTATATCGAAAGCTTAATCCAGCAAACCGCTGCTAAGTGGTTAAGTACGCCAGTTCCTGACATCCAGCCTACTCAGATTGTAAGCTACACGCTTTCAGAAGCTATCCGAATGGGTACGGGTAGAGTGCAGGGTCAGTGGCGAAATGAATATACTAAAACCAACCAGCCTATTCAGGTAATTCTGGTTGAAGATTTACTCAGTGAAAGAACGGGTGAAAATAGACCACCTGTTGTAGACATACCGCTTTCAGATCAAGGGGCTAAGGTAGGAAAGGATTTCCAGTATTACATTCCAGAGGCGACCTTCTCGGACCCCGATGGATACATCACGGGTATAGTAGCGGATGGACTACCAGCTGGTATTGGTATATCGGGTTGGGCGATTACGGGAAAACCCTTACAGAGTGGCGTGTTTACGGTTACCATTACAGCGCGTGATAACCAGGGAGCCCAGGTTGCAGCACAATTTAAACTTACAGTATTAGAAGGAGAAGCTAACCAGCCACCTGTGGTGTCTCGCGGCATCCCCGACCAAGCGGGCACGGTGGGGGCGGCCTTCGCCTACGAGGTGGAGGGGGCGCCTTCACCGACCCCGACGGCACGATCGCAGCCATCAGCTTCGCGGGCCTGCCGGGCGGCATCACGGCCTCGGGCTGGCGCGTGTCGGGCGTGCCCACGTCGGCGGGCGTGTTCAGCGTGA